A DNA window from Helianthus annuus cultivar XRQ/B chromosome 15, HanXRQr2.0-SUNRISE, whole genome shotgun sequence contains the following coding sequences:
- the LOC110912169 gene encoding probable inactive receptor kinase At1g48480 has translation MEKHPIFFICIILFSLSMTGKPDLTADRAAILAIRSSVGGRSILWNISQPATPCTWPGVVCDNKTNRVVELHFPGMGLSGKLPENTLGNLTELTTLSLRFNALSGSLPSDIFTLGNLRNLFLQNNLFSGQIPDSFSGMSNLVRVNFANNNFSGEIPNSVTNLTRLATLYLENNGFTGPIPDLTRTNIAQFNVSNNQLTGEIPSKLSGFPDSAFSGNSLCGKPLTSCTGSESGSGSGSGSSNGLSGGAIAGIVIGSVLGLLLILLILFFLCCKNRKQKENTTSKSLGETEQVKIDMPVENANTKSSKAVENVDSYPTLAAAAVGGAGGAKAKSGEVGKKLVFFKKNNELGKFDLDDLLRASAEVLGKGTFGTAYKAVLETGFAVVVKRLKDVTMGDKEFREKIEGVGAMDHENLVPLRAYYCNGEEKLLVYDYMPMGSLSALLHGNRGAGRTPLNWETRSSIALGAARGMVYLHAQGSTVSHGNIKSSNILLTSSYESRVSDFGLAQLVGPSATPTRVDGYRAPEVTDARKVSQKADVYSFGVLLLELLTGKAPTHALLNEEGVDLPRWVQSVVREEWTSEVFDLELLRYQNVEDHMVQLLQLAIDCCAQYPDKRPNMVDVANHIAELCGSTGSHAQETYQSTDIVSDS, from the exons aTGGAGAAACATCCAATATTCTTCATTTGCATCATCTTATTCTCCCTGTCTATGACAGGAAAACCCGACCTAACTGCGGACCGGGCTGCTATTCTGGCAATCCGGTCCTCAGTAGGCGGACGTTCAATTTTATGGAACATTTCCCAGCCGGCGACCCCGTGCACCTGGCCCGGGGTGGTGTGCGACAACAAAACCAACCGTGTTGTCGAGCTTCATTTCCCGGGGATGGGACTTTCTGGCAAGCTGCCAGAAAACACCCTCGGGAATTTAACAGAGCTCACCACCCTGAGTCTCAGGTTTAATGCACTCTCCGGGTCGCTTCCCTCCGATATATTTACCCTCGGTAATCTCCGTaacctcttcctccaaaacaACCTTTTTTCGGGCCAGATACCCGATTCGTTTTCGGGTATGAGCAATCTCGTGAGAGTGAACTTTGCTAATAATAATTTCTCTGGTGAGATTCCCAATTCAGTTACTAACTTGACCCGGTTAGCTACATTGTATTTGGAAAACAATGGGTTCACGGGTCCAATTCCGGATCTTACCCGGACCAATATAGCTCAGTTTAACGTCTCGAATAATCAATTAACCGGAGAAATTCCATCCAAGTTATCTGGTTTCCCGGATTCTGCTTTCTCCGGGAATTCGCTATGCGGAAAACCGCTCACATCTTGTACCGGGTCTGAATCCGGATCCGGATCCGGGTCGGGTTCAAGTAATGGGCTCTCTGGTGGGGCAATTGCCGGAATTGTGATCGGGTCTGTTTTGGGTCTTTTGttaattttgttgattttattctTTTTATGTTGTAAGAAtagaaaacaaaaggaaaacaCAACATCAAAGAGTTTGGGTGAAACAGAACAAGTTAAAATCGATATGCCGGTTGAGAATGCAAACACGAAATCATCGAAAGCGGTTGAGAATGTCGATAGCTACCCAACGTTAGCTGCGGCTGCGGTTGGTGGAGCGGGTGGTGCGAAGGCGAAATCGGGTGAGGTTGGGAAGAAacttgtgttttttaagaagaatAATGAGTTGGGGAAGTTTGATTTGGATGATTTGTTGCGGGCGTCGGCGGAAGTGCTCGGGAAAGGGACGTTTGGGACCGCGTATAAGGCGGTGCTTGAGACGGGATTCGCGGTTGTGGTGAAGAGGTTGAAGGATGTTACAATGGGGGATAAGGAGTTTAGAGAGAAAATTGAAGGTGTTGGTGCAATGGATCATGAGAATTTGGTTCCATTGAGAGCTTATTATTGCAATGGGGAAGAAAAACTTCTTGTTTATGATTATATGCCAATGGGAAGCCTTTCTGCTTTGTTACATG GAAATAGAGGAGCAGGAAGGACACCATTGAATTGGGAAACAAGATCCTCCATAGCCCTTGGGGCGGCCCGAGGAATGGTGTACCTACACGCACAAGGCTCGACGGTCTCCCATGGGAACATTAAATCATCGAATATCCTGTTGACGTCGTCCTACGAATCCCGAGTGTCTGATTTTGGGTTGGCTCAGCTCGTTGGTCCTAGTGCGACACCAACCCGTGTGGATGGCTATCGCGCGCCAGAAGTAACGGATGCACGCAAAGTTTCTCAAAAAGCAGATGTGTACAGCTTTGGGGTGTTGTTGTTGGAGTTGCTAACGGGTAAAGCACCAACACACGCGTTGCTAAACGAAGAAGGGGTTGACCTCCCGAGATGGGTTCAGTCGGTGGTTCGAGAAGAGTGGACTTCGGAGGTGTTTGATCTCGAGTTACTTCGGTATCAAAATGTTGAAGATCATATGGTTCAGTTGTTACAATTGGCTATCGACTGTTGTGCCCAGTACCCTGATAAGCGACCGAATATGGTCGATGTGGCTAACCACATTGCCGAGCTTTGTGGTTCTACTGGTTCGCATGCGCAAGAAACGTACCAGTCAACCGACATTGTAAGCGATTCGTGA